A genome region from Urocitellus parryii isolate mUroPar1 chromosome X, mUroPar1.hap1, whole genome shotgun sequence includes the following:
- the Rpl36a gene encoding large ribosomal subunit protein eL42 yields the protein MVNVPKTRRTFCKKCGKHQPHKVTQYKKGKDSLYAQGKRRYDRKQSGYGGQTKPIFRKKAKTTKKIVLRLECVEPNCRSKRMLAIKRCKHFELGGDKKRKGQVIQF from the exons ATG GTGAACGTTCCTAAGACCCGCCGGACGTTCTGTAAGAAATGTGGCAAACATCAACCCCATAAAGTGACACAGTACAAGAAGGGCAAGGATTCTCTGTATGCACAGG GAAAGCGGCGGTATGACAGGAAACAGAGTGGCTATGGTGGGCAGACCAAGccaattttcaggaaaaag GCTAAAACTACAAAGAAGATTGTGCTGAGGCTTGAGTGTGTTGAGCCTAATTGCAGATCTAAAAGAATGCTGGCTATTAAGAGATGCAAGCATTTTGAACTGGGAGGAGATAAGAAGAGAAAG GGCCAAGTGATCCAGTTCTAA
- the Gla gene encoding alpha-galactosidase A, whose protein sequence is MKLKSWDQWLGYVLALHFPTLVLWGDFGAMALDNGLARTPTMGWLHWERFMCNVDCQEEPDSCISEQLFMQMAELMVSDGWKDAGYEYVCIDDCWMAPQRNSLGQLQADPQRFPGGIRRLANYVHSKGLKLGIYADVGNKTCAGYPGSFGHYDIDAQTFAEWGVDLLKFDGCHCDSIKHLADGYKYMSLALNRTGRSIVYSCEWPLYMWPFHKPNYTKIRQYCNHWRNFADVYDSWESVKSILEWTSSNQEKIVNFAGPGGWNDPDMLVIGNFGLSWDQQVTQMALWAIMAAPLLMSNDLRHISPQAKTLLQDKDVIAINQDPLGKQGYRLRKENNIEVWERPLSNLAWAVAMTNLQEIGGPRSYIISIASLGKGVACNPGCFITQLLPMKMELGFHEWTSSLKTRINPTGTVLFRLEAKRRLHQKA, encoded by the exons ATGAAGCTGAAGAGCTGGGATCAGTGGCTGGGCTATGTGCTTGCGCTTCACTTCCCGACCCTAGTACTCTGGGGCGACTTTGGGGCCATGGCACTGGACAATGGCTTGGCGAGAACACCTACTATGGGCTGGCTGCATTGGGAGCGTTTCATGTGCAATGTTGACTGCCAGGAAGAGCCGGATTCATGCATCAG TGAGCAGCTCTTTATGCAGATGGCAGAGCTCATGGTCTCAGATGGCTGGAAGGATGCAGGTTATGAGTATGTCTGCATTGATGACTGTTGGATGGCTCCCCAAAGAAATTCATTAGGCCAACTTCAGGCAGACCCTCAGCGCTTTCCTGGAGGGATCCGCAGACTAGCTAATTAT GTCCACAGCAAAGGACTGAAGCTAGGGATTTATGCGGATGTTGGAAATAAAACTTGTGCAGGCTACCCTGGGAGTTTTGGACACTATGACATTGATGCTCAGACCTTTGCTGAGTGGGGAGTAGATCTGCTAAAATTTGATGGTTGTCACTGTGACAGTATAAAGCATTTGGCAGATG GTTATAAGTACATGTCCTTGGCCCTGAACAGAACTGGCAGAAGCATTGTATACTCCTGTGAGTGGCCTCTTTATATGTGGCCCTTTCATAAG CCTAATTACACAAAAATCCGACAGTACTGCAATCACTGGAGAAATTTTGCTGATGTTTATGATTCTTGGGAAAGTGTGAAGAGTATCTTGGAATGGACATCTTCTAACCAAGAGAAAATTGTTAATTTTGCTGGACCAGGGGGTTGGAATGACCCAGATATG TTAGTGATTGGCAACTTTGGCCTCAGCTGGGATCAGCAAGTAACTCAGATGGCCCTCTGGGCTATCATGGCAGCTCCTTTACTCATGTCTAATGACCTCCGACACATAAGCCCTCAAGCCAAAACTCTACTTCAGGATAAAGATGTGATTGCCATCAACCAAGACCCCTTGGGCAAGCAGGGGTACCGCCTTAGAAAG gaaaacAACATTGAGGTATGGGAACGACCGCTCTCAAACTTAGCCTGGGCTGTAGCTATGACAAACCTACAGGAAATTGGTGGACCTCGTTCTTACATCATCTCAATTGCTTCCCTGGGTAAAGGAGTGGCCTGTAATCCTGGTTGCTTTATCACACAGCTCCTCCCTATGAAAATGGAGCTTGGGTTCCATGAATGGACTTCAAGCTTAAAAACTCGTATAAATCCCACAGGCACAGTTTTGTTTCGGCTAGAAGCAAAAAGAAGACTGCATCAAAAAGCTTAA